A genomic region of Dactylococcopsis salina PCC 8305 contains the following coding sequences:
- the tkt gene encoding transketolase: protein MVATTQSLEQLCINSIRFLAIDAVEKASSGHPGLPMGAAPMAFVLWDKFLRFNPKNPHWFNRDRFVLSAGHGCMLQYALLYLTGYDSVSLDDIKQFRQWESKTPGHPENFMTEGVEVTTGPLGQGISNAVGLAVAEAHLAARFNKPDCNLVDHYTYAIASDGDLMEGVSNEACSLAGHLGLGKLIVLYDDNHISIDGETELAFTEDRMKRYEALGWHTQFIEDGNTDLEGLEKAIANAKAVTDKPSIIGVRTIIGFGSPNKANSHDVHGAALGKDEVSATRQELGWEYGEFEVPEDALNHFRKAVDRGAQSEQEWNQVFEQYKSKYPEDANNFQQLISGQLPAGWEDALPKYTPDDKADATRNQSGAVLNALSPVLPGLLGGSADLAPSNKTYVKSSGDFQKGAYENRNFRFGVREHGMGAVCNAIALHNSGLIPYGATFLIFTDYMRGALRLSALSRAGVIWVMTHDSIALGEDGPTHQPIEQVASLRAIPNLAVFRPADGNETSGAYKVAVERAANNPGAPTLLCLSRQKLPNLAGSSIENAAKGGYVLSDSEGTPELILIGTGGEVELCVNAAEQLRQEGKKVRVVSLPSWELFEAQDEAYKESVLPKAVTKRVAVEAGTTFGWCRYVGSEGAVIGIDRFGASSPGGVALKNFGFTTENVLATAKNVLG, encoded by the coding sequence ATGGTCGCCACTACTCAATCACTCGAACAACTTTGCATCAACTCGATACGCTTCCTTGCTATTGATGCAGTGGAAAAAGCAAGTTCAGGACACCCTGGTTTACCCATGGGAGCAGCGCCCATGGCGTTTGTTCTCTGGGATAAATTCCTCCGCTTTAATCCCAAAAATCCCCACTGGTTTAACCGCGATCGCTTCGTTCTCTCCGCAGGACATGGGTGTATGCTTCAATACGCTCTCCTTTATCTTACGGGCTACGACAGCGTTAGCTTAGATGATATTAAACAGTTTCGTCAATGGGAATCGAAAACCCCCGGTCATCCCGAAAACTTTATGACGGAAGGGGTGGAAGTTACTACGGGTCCTCTCGGACAAGGGATTTCCAATGCTGTGGGGTTAGCCGTTGCTGAGGCTCATTTAGCGGCTCGTTTTAATAAACCTGATTGTAATTTAGTTGATCACTATACCTATGCGATCGCTAGTGATGGGGATTTAATGGAAGGGGTTTCTAATGAAGCCTGTTCTCTCGCGGGACACTTAGGACTCGGTAAGTTAATCGTCTTATATGATGATAACCATATTTCCATCGACGGCGAAACCGAATTGGCTTTCACTGAAGATCGGATGAAGCGTTATGAAGCTCTCGGTTGGCATACTCAGTTTATTGAAGATGGCAATACCGATTTAGAAGGGCTGGAAAAAGCGATCGCCAATGCGAAAGCTGTCACCGATAAACCTTCGATTATTGGTGTCAGAACGATTATTGGTTTCGGTTCTCCTAATAAAGCGAATAGCCATGATGTTCACGGTGCGGCGTTAGGAAAAGATGAAGTTTCCGCCACCCGTCAAGAGTTGGGTTGGGAATACGGTGAGTTTGAAGTGCCAGAAGATGCGCTTAATCATTTCCGTAAGGCGGTCGATCGCGGCGCACAATCCGAACAAGAATGGAATCAAGTTTTTGAGCAATATAAGAGCAAATATCCCGAAGATGCAAACAACTTCCAGCAACTGATTAGCGGTCAACTTCCCGCAGGTTGGGAAGACGCACTCCCCAAATATACCCCCGATGACAAAGCCGATGCCACTCGTAACCAGTCGGGTGCGGTTTTAAACGCCCTTTCCCCTGTGTTACCTGGATTACTTGGCGGTTCTGCTGATCTTGCGCCCTCCAACAAAACTTATGTTAAATCCAGTGGGGATTTCCAAAAAGGGGCTTACGAAAACCGTAACTTCCGCTTTGGGGTGCGGGAACATGGTATGGGTGCGGTTTGCAACGCGATCGCCCTGCATAATTCTGGTTTAATTCCCTACGGCGCGACCTTCTTGATCTTTACCGATTATATGCGCGGTGCGCTTCGTCTGTCCGCACTCTCTCGCGCGGGTGTGATTTGGGTAATGACTCACGACTCGATCGCCCTCGGAGAAGATGGTCCCACCCACCAACCCATTGAGCAAGTCGCATCCTTACGAGCCATTCCTAACTTAGCCGTTTTCCGTCCCGCCGATGGCAATGAAACCTCTGGCGCGTATAAAGTCGCCGTTGAACGAGCAGCGAACAATCCTGGCGCTCCCACCCTCCTCTGTCTCTCCCGTCAAAAACTCCCCAACTTAGCGGGAAGTTCCATTGAAAATGCAGCCAAAGGCGGTTATGTGCTTTCTGACAGTGAAGGAACACCAGAGTTGATTCTGATTGGCACAGGTGGCGAAGTTGAACTTTGTGTCAACGCTGCCGAACAACTGCGTCAAGAAGGGAAAAAAGTGCGCGTGGTTTCTCTTCCCAGTTGGGAACTGTTTGAAGCTCAAGACGAAGCCTATAAAGAGTCAGTGTTACCGAAAGCCGTCACCAAGCGAGTTGCTGTGGAAG
- the fabF gene encoding beta-ketoacyl-ACP synthase II — MANSQNQRVVVTGLGVVAPVGNTLEAYWEALLAGKNGINQITHFDPSQHGSQIAGEVKGFDPHQYLERKQAKRMDRFAQFALAASLQALNDAQLEINELNADRVGVMIGTGIGGIKVLEDQQETYLNRGPGRCSPFMVPMMIANMAAGLTAIQVGAKGPNSCPVTACAAGSNAVGDAFRIIQRGDAEAMICGGAEAAITPLTVAGFAAAKALSTRNDDPEHACRPFDRDRNGFIIGEGSGILVLESLEHAIERGAKIYGEIVGYGMTCDAYHMTSPTPEGTGAASAIALALKDGNLSPEAVSYINAHGTSTAANDVTETKAIKKALGKSAYQVAISSTKSMTGHLLGGSGGIEAVATMMAIAQDQVPPTINLENPDPECDLDYVPNVARQTTVNCALSNSFGFGGHNITLAFKKYSSDH, encoded by the coding sequence ATGGCAAATTCGCAAAATCAACGAGTAGTCGTGACGGGGCTGGGTGTCGTTGCTCCCGTCGGAAATACCCTAGAAGCGTACTGGGAGGCGCTGTTAGCGGGAAAAAATGGGATCAATCAAATAACTCACTTTGATCCCAGTCAGCATGGGAGTCAAATCGCTGGCGAGGTGAAAGGGTTTGATCCCCATCAATATCTAGAACGAAAGCAAGCCAAACGCATGGATCGGTTTGCTCAGTTTGCGCTGGCGGCAAGTTTACAAGCGCTCAATGATGCTCAATTAGAGATTAATGAGTTGAATGCCGATCGAGTTGGGGTAATGATTGGTACGGGAATCGGTGGGATTAAAGTCCTAGAAGACCAACAGGAAACTTATCTCAATCGCGGTCCGGGTCGTTGTAGTCCGTTTATGGTCCCGATGATGATCGCTAATATGGCGGCGGGTTTAACCGCGATTCAGGTGGGGGCAAAAGGTCCGAATTCCTGCCCAGTAACGGCTTGTGCGGCTGGTTCTAATGCGGTTGGGGATGCGTTTCGGATTATTCAACGCGGAGACGCAGAAGCGATGATTTGTGGCGGTGCTGAAGCAGCGATTACTCCCTTGACCGTTGCTGGGTTCGCTGCAGCCAAAGCTCTCTCTACCCGTAATGATGACCCGGAACACGCTTGTCGTCCCTTCGATCGCGATCGAAACGGATTTATTATTGGCGAAGGATCAGGGATTCTGGTTCTGGAATCTTTAGAACACGCGATCGAGCGTGGGGCGAAAATCTACGGGGAAATCGTCGGTTATGGTATGACTTGTGATGCTTATCACATGACTTCCCCCACCCCAGAAGGAACAGGCGCCGCCAGCGCGATCGCTCTTGCCCTCAAAGATGGTAATCTTTCCCCAGAAGCGGTGAGCTATATTAATGCCCATGGCACAAGTACCGCCGCCAATGATGTCACCGAAACCAAAGCGATTAAAAAGGCATTAGGAAAGTCTGCTTATCAAGTGGCGATTAGTTCCACAAAATCCATGACAGGGCATTTATTAGGGGGATCAGGTGGCATTGAAGCGGTCGCAACGATGATGGCGATCGCACAAGATCAAGTCCCTCCCACGATTAATCTAGAAAACCCCGATCCCGAATGCGATTTGGACTATGTGCCGAATGTCGCTCGTCAAACCACAGTCAACTGTGCTTTATCCAACTCTTTTGGCTTCGGCGGACATAACATTACGTTAGCCTTTAAAAAATACTCATCAGACCACTGA
- the acpP gene encoding acyl carrier protein: MNQETFNKVKSIVAQQLEIQDQETIKPESKFAEDLGADSLDVVELVMALEEEFDVEIPDEAAEKIATVQAAVEYIEEKAATPSS, translated from the coding sequence ATGAATCAAGAAACCTTTAATAAAGTTAAAAGTATTGTCGCGCAACAACTGGAAATTCAAGACCAAGAGACCATCAAGCCAGAATCTAAGTTTGCTGAAGATTTAGGGGCTGATTCCCTCGATGTGGTGGAATTAGTGATGGCGTTAGAAGAAGAGTTTGATGTAGAAATTCCCGATGAAGCGGCGGAGAAAATCGCCACCGTCCAAGCAGCAGTGGAATATATTGAAGAAAAAGCGGCAACACCTTCTTCTTAG
- a CDS encoding DUF1815 family protein, producing the protein MFTRLAHQHRQFVQDLVMNLKALAIVLEKRGYLASCYTCGQEMNSASFMVSLGDNHLIRFLVSDYGITWTELCDDRELMKLEGAEAINQLQELANLVKTQVCSTDIEPQSQSSEDYFLIG; encoded by the coding sequence GTGTTTACACGACTAGCTCACCAACACCGCCAATTTGTTCAAGATTTGGTGATGAATCTCAAAGCCCTTGCTATTGTTTTGGAAAAACGGGGGTATCTTGCCTCCTGCTACACCTGTGGTCAGGAAATGAATAGCGCTTCTTTTATGGTTAGCTTGGGAGATAATCACTTGATTCGCTTTCTCGTGTCCGATTATGGAATTACTTGGACTGAACTTTGCGACGATCGAGAATTGATGAAATTAGAAGGCGCAGAGGCAATTAATCAATTACAAGAGTTGGCGAATTTAGTGAAAACACAAGTTTGTTCCACCGACATTGAGCCTCAGTCTCAGTCTTCTGAAGACTATTTTCTCATCGGTTAA